The segment GCCCCCACCAAGGTGCAGCGCGCGTCCAAGCTGACCACCGACGCCGCCCCCGAGCCGGTGAAGAAGGGCAAGACCATCACGGTCAAGGGCACCCTGACCCGCGCCAGCTGGACCAGCGGCAAGTACGTCGCCCTGGCCAACCAGACGGTCTCCCTGCAGTTCAAGGCGGCCGGCGCCAGCTCCTACACCACGCTGAAGACGGTCACCTCTTCCTCCACGGGCGCCCTGTCCACCACGACCACGGCGACCGTGGACGGTGCCTACCGCTACAGCTACGCGGGCATCAACACCACCCACGGCACGAGCGCGGCCGGTGACTCGGTCGACGTCCAGTAGTCACGCGTCATCACGTTCGCGGCAGGGCCGTCGGTCTCGGACCGGCGGCCCTGCCGTGCTTCTTTGATTAGCCTCCGCGGGAGGAGCAGCCGCTGACACTTTGTCAGGGCCTCCTGTTCGGCCAAACCTGTGGGGGGTTTCTTCATGCGTATTCGCATACTGGGCGCAGCCATGTCCGGCGCCCTGGCTCTTTCCGCTCTCGCTCTTCCGGCCGTCGCGCAGGCCGCCGAGGGTCAGGGCGACACCGCGATCACTAAGGTCTCCGTCAACGGCGGCCAGGACATCGTGCTCGGCACCACCGCCAAGAAGAAGATCACTGTCACGGTGACCGCGACCGACGACTCCGGCATCAGCGACGGCCTTCTCGCGCTGTGGCACGGGCCGGACATCGAGGACCTCGACGGTGGTCTCCTCCCGAACGAGGACCACGGCACCTGCACCGCCTCGGCGGCCGATCCCACCACCTCGACCTGCAAGCTCACCATCACCATCGACCCGCGGGTCTCTCTCTACAAGAACGCCCTGGCCGGCGCCTGGAAGGTGATCGTCCAGGCGGACGACGCCGCTCCGGAACCGGTGAAGAAGGGCAAGACGATCAGCGTCACCGGCAAGCTGAGCCGCGCGAACTGGGAGACCCACACGTACAAGGGCTACAGCACCCAGTCGGTGAAGCTGCAGTTCCGCAAGAAGGGCAGCGACACCTACACCGACGTGAAGACGGTGAAGACCAGCAGCACCGGCACGCTGAAGACCACCACCAAGGCCACGGTCGACGGCTACTACCGCTTCGTCTTCGCAGGTACCGGCACCACCGGCACCGCGAAGGCGACCGGTGACTTCGTCGATGTCAGGTAAGCCCTGAGCGCTGGGCGCCGGTCCGTGGCGCCGGGTCGCCGTCTGTCACGGCGGCCCGGCGCCATGCGAACTCCAGCACCACGCCGGCCGCCGCCGCCACCGCGACGGCCGTCCACGGCCCCTGCGTGCCGACCAGCTTGAGCGCGAAGAACTCCTGCAGCGAGGGCGTGACCAGCACGATCAGGAAGCCGGCGCCCATCGAGAGCACGAGCAGGATGCGCCACCAGGTGTAGGGGCGGGCGACGATCGCCAGCACCCACATCGAGACCAGGAAGAGGGTGAGGGTGGCGGCACTGGTCTCGGCGT is part of the Streptomyces sp. NBC_01262 genome and harbors:
- a CDS encoding calcium-binding protein codes for the protein MRIRILGAAMSGALALSALALPAVAQAAEGQGDTAITKVSVNGGQDIVLGTTAKKKITVTVTATDDSGISDGLLALWHGPDIEDLDGGLLPNEDHGTCTASAADPTTSTCKLTITIDPRVSLYKNALAGAWKVIVQADDAAPEPVKKGKTISVTGKLSRANWETHTYKGYSTQSVKLQFRKKGSDTYTDVKTVKTSSTGTLKTTTKATVDGYYRFVFAGTGTTGTAKATGDFVDVR